The proteins below are encoded in one region of Helianthus annuus cultivar XRQ/B chromosome 2, HanXRQr2.0-SUNRISE, whole genome shotgun sequence:
- the LOC118485947 gene encoding uncharacterized protein LOC118485947 produces the protein MVQGGPSRRLYKRNHDQHWREQQVVFPVVPGGPQEERPVIITGIFGHYRTDYMFIDPGISMDIIYEQCFKQLDPEDKARLEPVDFPLTGFCNEAVFPLGQIAFPVTLSDGEHSRTVTVNFMVMPATSRHDVLLGRRLQREFSMITSIPHAACGFPTETGVAILYSSKEVMYVDDEPPVKVAKPSASNELEKWVLNNEYPEQTILLGHAISPTTRKQLKELLTNNKDIFAWCPTDMTGVPRDIAQHCLNIKPSAELVAQGKRSFSEEKAKVMDEQVTELLNAGILREIKYHTWVANPVMVQKHSGGWRMCVDFKDLNKACPKDCYALPEIDKKVDSLASFRWKCFLDCYKGYHQVQMKEDDEDKTAFRTDKGIFCYTKMPFGLRNAGATYQRLMDAVFRGDIGKTVEVYMDDLVIMSHEEDTMLNNIQRTFDSLRNVNLKLNPTKCSFGMEEGKFLGFIVTRDGFKVNPEKVQAIQLMPSPATIKEMQRLAGRLAALNRFLANHAAKSYPFISTLRNCAKKTDFQWTPEAEAAFKQMKEYLIQLPTLTAPKEKEPLILYLSAAEVAVGAVLMVERENIQTPIYYISKMLTGPETRYSMIEKLVLALLHATRRLRRYFSGHVITVLTNYHLGQILSKPDVAGRMAKWAIDLGGYNILYRPRPAIKGKVLADFATKVPIDKVQECEAIQNPIPVFDDRVWTLHTDGASNDDGASAGLRLVSPDDHELTYAIRLDFRSTNNEAEYEAFLAGLRLALKIGARNLEANVDSKLVAEQVNGHYDAKGEAMALYLEQARALISQFQTFRVNHINRSENKYADALSKLAATSFKHLAKEVRIEVLSNPSVPLKQVNIIEIGSPSWMSPIISYLQHGKLPEEKSEARKIQNKAINYEMADDILYRKTFMGPLLRCVDKTDAQYLIREIHEGLCGIHAEDLQKWFKEIKIEHHFASVAHPRANGQVESINKQIVDGIKARLGTARRGWVDELPSILWAHRTMPKTSTGETPFSLVYGSEAVIPAEVGLLSPRMIAIEKQNSEQERRMDLDLLEERRENAAITEARYKSKLEKYYNARVRVCTFVPGDFVLRDNEASNAEKPGKLAPRWEGPYIINEVLGKGAYTLKRIDGTLVPRTSNAQQLRRCYM, from the exons atggttcaAGGAGGTCCGTCACGGAGACTGTATAAGCGGAACCATGATCAACATTGGAGGGAACAACAAGTCGTATTTCCTGTTGTCCCTGGAGGCCCCCAAGAAGAACGACCAGTAATTATTACCGGCATCTTCGGCCACTACCGGACAGATTATATGTTTATAGATCCGGGAATCTCGATGGACATCATATACGAGCAATGCTTCAAGCAGCTTGATCCAGAAGACAAAGCACGTTTAGAACCGGTTGATTTTCCTCTCACCGGATTCTGCAACGAAGCTGTATTCCCATTAGGACAAATAGCTTTCCCTGTGACTCTATCGGATGGTGAGCATTCACGAACAGTCACAGTAAATTTTATGGTCATGCCGGCCACATCACGACATGATGTCCTGCTTGGGAGAAGGTTACAAAGAGAATTTAGCATGATCACCTCTATCCCACACGCTGCGTGCGGATTTCCAACAGAGACTGGAGTAGCAATTCTGTACTCAAGCAAGGAGGTCATGTACGTAGATGACGAACCACCGGTAAAGGTAGCCAAACCTTCAGCATCAAATGAACTGGAGAAATGGGTCCTGAACAACGAATATCCGGAACAGACCATCCTGCTAGGACACGCCATTTCACCAACAACACGGAAACAATTAAAAGAGTTGTTGACCAACAACAAAGATATATTCGCATGGTGCCCAACAGACATGACGGGGGTTCCACGCGACATAGCGCAACATTGCTTGAATATCAAACCATCAGCAGAACTTGTTGCTCAGGGGAAGCGTAGCTTTAGTGAAGAAAAAGCGAAAGTCATGGACGAACAGGTAACAGAATTACTCAATGCGGGAATCTTACGCGAAATCaaataccatacatgggttgcCAACCCAGTAATGGTACAGAAACACAGTGGCggatggagaatgtgcgtcgacttcaaagacctgaataaAGCGTGCCCAAAAGATTGCTACGCACTTCCCGAGATAGACAAAAAAGTCGACTCTCTAGCgtcattcagatggaagtgttttctTGACTGCTACAAAGGCTATCATCAGGTCCAGATGAAGGAAGACGACGAAGATAAAACTGCATTCCGCACAGACAAGGGCATCTTCTGTTACACTAAAATGCCCTTTGGCTTGCGCAATGCAGGCGCAACTTACCAACGCTTGATGGACGCAGTTTTTAGAGGCGACATTGGCAAGACAGTCGAggtatacatggatgacctcgtcatcatgagccaCGAGGAAGACACAATGCTCAACAATATTCAGCGCACGTTTGACTCTTTGCGCAACGTAAACCTGAAACTGAATCCAACAAAATGCTCTTTCGGCATGGAGGAGGGAAAATTTTTGGGCTTTATAGTCACAAGAGATGGGTTTAAAGTGAATCCAGAAAAGGTCCAGGCCATTCAGCTAATGCCATCACCTGCAACGATCAAAGAAATGCAAAGACTCGCCGGGCGCTTAGCGGCCTTGAACAGATTCTTGGCTAATCATGCGGCAAAGTCTTACCCATTCATCAGCACGCTGCGAAATTGCGCAAAGAAAACCGACTTTCAGTGGACACCCGAAGCGGAAGCAGCATTCAAACAAATGAAAGAATATTTAATTCAGCTACCAACGCTGACTgcgccaaaagaaaaagaaccatTGATTTTATACCTGTCTGCTGCAGAAGTAGCGGTAGGTGCAGTATTGATGGTAGAGCGAGAAAACATTCAGACTCCAATTTACTATATAAGTAAGATGCTCACCGGCCCAGAAACTCGTTACTCGATGATAGAGAAACTAGTCTTAGCATTACTACATGCAACACGACGCCTACGCAGGTATTTTTCGGGCCATGTCATCACAGTTCTCACCAATTATCATTTAGGCCAAATCTTATCGAAACCCGACGTGGCGggaaggatggctaaatgggcTATTGATCTGGGGGGATATAATATCTTGTATAGACCAAGACCAGCAATTAAAGGGAAAGTTCTAGCAGACTTTGCCACAAAAGTTCCCATCGACAAAGTTCAAGAGTGCGAGGCGATCCAGAACCCTATTCCTGTTTTCGATGATAGGGTATGGACCCTACACACAGATGGAGCTTCAAATGACGACGGAGCCAGCGCAGGCCTTCGATTAGTCAGTCCCGATGATCACGAACTTACATATGCTATACGCTTGGATTTCCGAAGCACAAACAACGAAGCCGAATATGAAGCATTCTTGGCAGGTCTCCGCTTAGCACTTAAAATAGGAGCAAGGAACCTTGAAGCCAACGTCGATTCAAAGCTAGTGGCCGAGCAAGTTAATGGCCATTATGATGCTAAAGGAGAAGCTATGGCATTATACCTTGAACAAGCGCGAGCATTAATCAGCCAATTCCAGACATTCAGGGTTAATCATAtaaacagaagtgaaaacaaatatGCGGACGCATTAAGCAAATTGGCCGCGACTAGCTTCAAACACTTAGCAAAAGAAGTGCGCATAGAGGTACTATCCAATCCCTCTGTTCCTCTCAAACAAGTCAACATCATAGAGATCGGCAGTCCGTCATGGATGTCCCCGATCATTTCGTACCTTCAGCACGGGAAACTCCCGGAAGAAAAATCAGAAGCCAGGAAAATTCAGAATAAAGCAATAAACTACGAAATGGCAGACGACATTCTATACAGAAAGACATTCATGGGACCATTGCTCAGGTGCGTTGACAAGACAGACGCACAATACCTAATCAGAGAAATCCACGAAGGATTATGCGGAATACATGCTG AAGATcttcaaaaatggttcaaagaaatAAAGATCGAACATCATTTTGCCTCCGTCGCCCACCCACGAGCAAACGGTCAGGTAGAAAGTATAAACAAACAGATCGTTGATGGTATAAAAGCGAGACTTGGGACAGCGCGCAGGGGATGGGTTGACGAACTCCCCAGCATCCTATGGGCACATCGAACAATGCCAAAGACTAGCACGGGAGAAACCCCATTTAGCCTGGTTTACGGGTCAGAAGCGGTAATCCCAGCCGAAGTTGGTCTTCTATCACCGCGCATGATAGCCATAGAGAAGCAGAACAGTGAGCAAGAGCGAAGAATGGATTTAGACCTTCTTGAAGAAAGGCGCGAGAATGCCGCCATCACTGAAGCAAGGTACAAATCCAAACTCGAAAAATATTACAATGCACGCGTACGCGTATGTACCTTTGTCCCCGGTGATTTTGTCTTGCGCGACAATGAAGCATCAAATGCGGAAAAACCGGGCAAATTAGCCCCAAGATGGGAAGGGCCATACATCATCAATGAAGTCCTAGGCAAGGGGGCATACACCCTAAAAAGGATTGACGGGACTCTAGTTCCCCGCACCTCGAACGCACAGCAGCTGCGCAGGTGTTACATGTAG